A window of Cytobacillus sp. FSL H8-0458 genomic DNA:
TGCAACTAACTCATTATTTCAAAAACCTTTCCGGAAAATCGGTCATAATCACTTCGACTCCTGCATTATTTAACAATCCGCTGCGGGTTTCATCATTTACGGTATACACCCGAAGCGGAAATCCTGCTTCTTTTGCTTTCCTCCCAAACTCGGATAGAGCAAACCTCTCTTCACAATGAATGCTGTCTGCATCGATTTTTTTGGCAATTTCGAGTGTATTTTCAGGAATGCCTTCAATCAAATACCCCGTCTGTATAGCTACATGAGAGTCCCGGACTCTCCTCAGGCTCTCCGCATTGAAGGATGAGATAATGACACGCTGTTCCAATCCATATTTAAGTATAAGGTCAATCACCTTTCTCTCCATCCCAGGATAGTCAATCAAATCATTTTTCAATTCAATATTAATCAGCAGTTCATTGCCCTCCATCACTGCCCATTTTAAAAATTTCTCCAGGTCAGGGATTGTTTCTCCTGCGTTCACATCCGCAAACCAGCTCCCGGCATCAAGCTTCAGGATTTCTTCAAAGGTCATGTCCTTTATATAGCCGGTTCCGCCAGTCGTTCTGTCCACTTTTTCGTCATGAATGATTACAAGCGTACCATCCTTCGCCATTTGCACATCCAATTCAATGCCATCTGCTCCTGTCTCCAATGCAGCCTGAAAAGCGGCCATTGTGTTTTCCGGAAAACGTCCACTGACACCGCGATGCGCAAATACTTTCGCTTTTTTATTCAATTTATCTCCTCCTATGACAAAAACATCATCATTAATATTCTATTCTACAACCAGTACCAAAATCATTTTTTCATTCCAAGAAAGCCCGCTCAAGTTTCACTTCGCATTAGATTCCATTATAATGAAAACTATGAAACTTCTTTCTTTCCAGTACGTATAACAAATTATCCATACATAAAACGAATTTAGGAGTGAAATCTGTGGGAGTTCGATTGAGCAAGGGACAAAAAGTAGATTTGACCAAAACCAATCCTGGTTTGCAGGTTGTGATGGCAGGATTGGGCTGGGATGTCAGCCACAATCAATCTCAATACGACCTGGACGCTTCAGCATTTTTAACAGGCGCATCCGGCAAAGTGCAAAGTGACAGTGACTTTGTGTTTTATAATAATCCTTCCGGCGGAAACGGATCGATTCTCTACAGCAGTGACAACAGAACGGGAGCCGGCACCGGGGATGATGAACAAATCCGCATCGAGTTGAATAAGGTGCCGCAGCATATCCATCGAATTGCATTTACTATTACCATTCATGATGCCCAGATGAAGGGTCAGAACTTCGGACAAGTTTCAAATGCCTATGTGAGAATTTTTAATGCCATGACGAACGAGGAACTGCTCCGCTTCGACCTTGGCCGTGATTTTACTGTTGAAACAGCCATCGTAGCTGCAGAGCTTTACCGCCACAATGGCGAGTGGAAATTCAATGCCATTGCAAGCGGATTTCAGGGAGGATTAGCTGCCCTCTGCCGCAATTTCGGTGTTTCCGTAGATGATGAACCTGTTCCAAGTCAGCAGCCGTCATTCGGCCATGGCCAGTTTCAGCAGCAGGCAAATTACGGACAGCAGTCTCATGGATTCAGCCCACAGCAAAGCCAGCAGACTCAATCAGGCTACAGCCCGTCGTCTTTTGGCCAGCCTGCCTACAATCAGACTGCATATAGCACACCTCCTTCCCAGCCTTCTGCCATGGGCGGCCAAACAGGTTTTGGACAGCCGGTACAGGCTCAATCCTATACAGATGGGAATATTGCCTGCACCCGGTGCGGATCTACTAACATCCGCACCGGTCAAAAGGGATTTGGCCTTGGAAAAGCAGCAATCGGAGGACTCATCCTTGGCCCTGTAGGACTTCTTGGCGGCTTTATTGGTAAAAATCAGCTGAAGCTCACCTGTAATGCCTGCGGCAATTCATGGTCGCCTAACCAGACAGATTACGCTCAGTGGGCCAATGACCAAAAGCGCCGCGCACAGGAGCTTTTCACCCGATTCAAGAGCCAGGATGTCATGGATGCCGTTGTAGCTTCATGCGCTCTTGTCGGCATGGCAGATGGCAGACTTGATCCATCTGAACGCCAAAAGATGATCGAATTTGTAAACAGCAGCCAGGAGTTAAAAGTATTTGATACCCAAAAGGTGATACAGCAATTCAATATGTTCGTCCAGCGGATTGAGATGGACCCGATCATCGGCCGGGCCGAAGCCTTCAAAGCAGTTGGCCGGGTAAGAAATAAGCCTGAGATCGCCCGCCTCGTAGCCCGTTATTGCATCGCGATCGGTTATGCTGATGGAAACTTTGATCAAAATGAAAAACAGGCTGTTACAGAAATCTGCATGGAACTCGGATTAAACCCGCATGAATTTCTATCCTGATTTTTCAAGCTCTGCCCTATTA
This region includes:
- a CDS encoding TerD family protein codes for the protein MGVRLSKGQKVDLTKTNPGLQVVMAGLGWDVSHNQSQYDLDASAFLTGASGKVQSDSDFVFYNNPSGGNGSILYSSDNRTGAGTGDDEQIRIELNKVPQHIHRIAFTITIHDAQMKGQNFGQVSNAYVRIFNAMTNEELLRFDLGRDFTVETAIVAAELYRHNGEWKFNAIASGFQGGLAALCRNFGVSVDDEPVPSQQPSFGHGQFQQQANYGQQSHGFSPQQSQQTQSGYSPSSFGQPAYNQTAYSTPPSQPSAMGGQTGFGQPVQAQSYTDGNIACTRCGSTNIRTGQKGFGLGKAAIGGLILGPVGLLGGFIGKNQLKLTCNACGNSWSPNQTDYAQWANDQKRRAQELFTRFKSQDVMDAVVASCALVGMADGRLDPSERQKMIEFVNSSQELKVFDTQKVIQQFNMFVQRIEMDPIIGRAEAFKAVGRVRNKPEIARLVARYCIAIGYADGNFDQNEKQAVTEICMELGLNPHEFLS
- a CDS encoding glycerophosphodiester phosphodiesterase, producing the protein MNKKAKVFAHRGVSGRFPENTMAAFQAALETGADGIELDVQMAKDGTLVIIHDEKVDRTTGGTGYIKDMTFEEILKLDAGSWFADVNAGETIPDLEKFLKWAVMEGNELLINIELKNDLIDYPGMERKVIDLILKYGLEQRVIISSFNAESLRRVRDSHVAIQTGYLIEGIPENTLEIAKKIDADSIHCEERFALSEFGRKAKEAGFPLRVYTVNDETRSGLLNNAGVEVIMTDFPERFLK